Below is a genomic region from Fischerella sp. PCC 9605.
GCATTGAGGCAAAAGAGCGAGGAATTCGCGTCATTGAAACGCGGGATGCTGCGGTAAAAGACTACGCTGGTTCCCTGCATTTAGAAGCTACAGGTTCTTTGGGCACTCATGCTGTTACAGGCGCTTTGTTAGGTGACGGAGAAATCCGACTTACCAACTTAGACGGTTTTCCGATTAACGTCCCCCCCAGCCCGCATATGCTGTTTACCCTGCACCGGGATATGCCAGGAATCATTGGTAAACTAGGTTCCCTACTGGGCAGCTTTAATGTCAATATTGCCAGTATGCAGGTAGGCCGTAAAATCGTTCGCGGTGATGCGGTCATGGTTCTCAGCCTCGATGACCCCTTACCCGATGGGATTTTGACTGAGATTACTAAAGTACCTGGAATTCGTGATGCGTATACAGTAACACTTTAAAAAGGGAATAGGGAGCGAGGATCGGGGATCGGGAAATAAATAGGAAGAAATTCTTCCTTGTCTCCCTTCCCTTGTCTTCTCCCGATCCCCAAATTATCTATGGCTAACACTTGGTGGGAACTACAAATTTTTTGTGAACCAGACTTAGAAGATACTATCTTTTGGCGGCTGGCAAATTTTGGCTGTCGTGGTACTGCAAGTGAAAAGAAAGGGAATCATAGTCTAGTTAGGGCTTACTTGCCAATATTCCAAGCACAGCTTTTGGATTTGGCTGCACTGTCGCTGTGGCTGCGCCAAGACGCCTTGTGTGTAGGAGTTCCTGAACCTACCATGCACTGGCAGTTGATTGACGAACAAGATTGGGCCAGTAGCTGGAAACAATACTGGCAACCGCAGGATATTGGCGATCGCTTCTTGATTAACCCCGCCTGGTATCCAGTTCCAGAAAATAGCGATCGCTTGATTATTCGCCTCGATCCCGGTATGGCCTTTGGCACAGGCAACCATGCTACAACTCAGTTGTGCTTGGAATCCTTGGAAATGCGGCTTTTAGAACCTCCTTCATCTTTGCCGAAACGAGAGGAACAGCAAGAAGCTGCGGTAATTGCGGATATTGGTTGTGGTTCTGGTATCCTTTCCATTGGTGCTTTGCTACTAGGAGCAAAGCAAGCCTATGCGGTAGATACCGATCCCTTAGCGGTACAATCAACTCAAGAAAATTGTTTACTCAACGGCATTGCACCAGAACGCTTGCTGGTAGCACCAGGAAGTGTAGACGCTTTGGCAAAAATGCTTTCTGAATCAGTAGATGGTATAGTTTGCAACATTTTAGCTGATGTAATTATCGAATTAGTTCCGCAAATGAGTGCGATCGCCAAACCCAGCACTTGGGGTATCTTTAGTGGGATTTTAGTGGAACAATCGAAAGCAGTCGCTGACGTTTTAGAAAAGCACGGTTGGATAGTAGCAGCTCTGTGGAAACGCAAAGAATGGTGTTGCCTAAACGTGCGCCGTTCTTAGAAGTCTATCAAGATTTATTAGCTTGGTACAGCATTGCACAAATTCGTAACGAATTAAATTTGGAAAGACTCTGCGTTCCTCCGCGCTTACTCCGCGCCCCTCTGCGTTGAAAAAAGCTGCGATTTCACCCAAAGCTGGACTCAGGAATAGGCAACAGCTTAAGCTTAGCAAACTCATAGCGAGTTGCTTAGAAAATCCAATATTTTGGCATCCCCCTATCTTCTTTTTCATGGAAATAGGGGGATCATATTCATACCAAGTTGTGTTCAGATATAGCAATTCGTGCCCTCTCCCCCTCCCCTGTTCCAAATTGGGAGAGGGGCTGGGGGTGAGGGAAGTACTATCTTTGACTGCAACTTAGTATCAGATCTGGTTTCCGCAGGGTAGAAACCTGGTTTTTCAGGCGGTGTGTTTTAATCTGTTGTTATTAGCTTTGTATAAAGATGCCAACCACTCCACAATTTGCGAGTTCACCACATCGGGTACTTCATCATGGGGGCAATGTCCAGCACCTGGAATGGGAACGATTTTGATATTTTTACCATCCTCACGTGCTTGTTCGTATATCTTTGCGCCTGCGATCGGTGTCCAGGGATCGTCCGCACCCCAAATTACCAACAGCGGATGTTGGACTTTGGGTAATATTTCCGCAGGGGTGGGCCCAGGAGGTGCTGTCAGGATGGAAGCAAACACTTTCTGCGCTCCCGGATCGCAGGAAGGTGTATAAAGCATGTCTACCAGTTCATCAGTAACGGCTTGGCGGTTGCGATAAATCTGGTAGAGTGTACGGCGAATTTGATGTTTTTGGCGGATGCGGTTAAATACGAAAGTCCCTGTAATTGGATGACCGACCAACTTGTTAAAAGCTGCCATGACAATTCTAAGTGGTGGGTTCAGTTCGTGGGGACGATGACTCAACCCTCCCGCAGAGTTAATTAACACAGTACCGGCAGCAATTTCTGGATGTTCTGCCACTACCATCAAGCTTAAAAGAGCGCCGATAGAGTTGCCGATAAATACGGCTGGTTCTTGAATGTGTGCCGAGCAGAAATCTTTGAGCAGTTCTACCCACACCTCTACAGTGTAATTAATGGGTGCTTTATCGGAGCCACCAAAGCCCAAAAGGTCAACGGCAAAGACTTGGTAGCCAGCATTTGCTAAAACGGGGATATTTTTTTGCCAGTGTCCAATACAAGCACCAAAGCCGTGAACTAAAACCAAGGGTTTGCCTGTACCTACAACAGTGTACTGAATTTTGTAGCCTTGCCAAGTCCAAAAGTGTTTTTCAAACGTGGCTGCTGTTGGTAGCTGCTGTGTGTTTACAGTCATTATTATTAACATTAGTAAACTATTTATTTATATATACCAATCTTATTCAGTTGTAAAAATTCCATTATTTTAGAAAATCGGTTTCTTTTAAAATCATCAATTTCAGAATCATTGCTAAGTATAACAACCAAATTAAACGTAAGATCCCCAACTACTCTAAGAAGCCGGGGATCTTTGTTCAGCAGTGCTGTACCTTTGATATTAAGTAATAATACCAATTCTACATGAGTGCCAATTAACACTATAGCGTATTAATTGTTAGTCAATTAATAATTACTAATTACTTATTATTATTGATTTGTGTTTGCAATCAACTTTTGATCTTTATATTGCATTTCTAAGAGTTCTGGGACAGTGACAAAGCTATAACCCTGGTTTCTCAATTTGCTGATAATTAGTGGTAGGGCCGCTACTGTATGAGAACGATTACCTCCACCATCATGCATTAGCACAATACCGCCAGGCTTAGACTGTTGTAGTACTCTATTCGTCAAAACAGATGCAGAAGGACGACTATAGTCTGCGGAGTCAGCCGACCACATAACCACAGCGTAATTTTTACCTCTGGCATAAGCTGCTAAGCCATTGTGCAGCATTCCACCAGGAGGCCGAAACAAAGTTGTCTTCACACCTGTAACTTGATAGATTAAATCTGATGTATTGTCAATTTCAAAAGCAGCTGCTTTTTGGTTAAAGTAATGATACCAATGATGCCAAGAGTGGTTGCCAATAACATGACCTTCAACCACAATTCGCTTGCCTAACTCAGGATTATTTTTGAGGTATTTCCCGACAACAAAAAATGTAGCTTTGATGTTATTTTCTCTGAGTATTTCCAGTACTTGGGCTGTGTACCCAGGCCAGGGACCATCATCAAAGGTAAGAGCTATTACTTTTTTGTTGGGAGCGAGTTTTGCCTTCCTAATTATTGTTCCTTGAAAACGTGTAGGTAAAGTATAGGAAAAACCTTTTGCTTTTGCTTCTTGTTGCCAACTTGTTAGCATTGCTGGCTTAAATTTTTTTAAACGCTGCTGAGTTCCTACTTTTACTTCTATATCATTGATATTTTTTATAGTCTGCTTAGTTTCAGCTTGAAAACCAATTAAATTAATAGGTATAATAAAACCAATAGTTAAGCTGCTGCATAGGGCAAGGAATGCAAATAATATCCCTTGCGGCCAAGCAAACGACTTATTGTTTTCCACGTTATAGCTCCTTCACTGATTTAACCGTCACACACCTATCTGACGGTAATTTATAGCACAGTTTTTCAGATAATATTTAGATACCGTACTGTTTTCTGGAAAGCTTGAAAAATCAATGCAGATTCATAGAAATCCAGATATCAGGAAGATAAATTACACAGGTTTAGCTTTGGAAGGCCAATGCTAGAAATTGCTACTCTATATTTCTTAGTATTTAATATCAAAATATTAATTTCACACCCCATAAAAATATATTCTACTGCTGAGCTATATTATTACCTTGAAAAAAAATATTAAGTTTCTGGCTAACTTTTGCAATTCAGCTCTCACAAAGTAGCTAGACGCCGATCGGTCAAAATAGTTTCTGATCTACAAGAGATACTAAAACTTTAACCAAACTAGATGCTTTTTTATTTATAGCTTAGTTCTGCTAAGTCTTTTTCATGAGTTTTTAACGCTGATACTTCAGTAATTAAGTACCAGAAATTAGTTAACATCTAAAATCTGAGTTTTCTAAACCCAGTAAATTAGACGTTCTCTTCATTAATATTACAATTAAATAAATATTTTTACAGTATAAATACTGAATTTTTCTAATTATTTAGAAAATATCAATTTTTAGCTATATAGACATACTTTAATTCGACTATTTAAATTCCGACTTAGAAATCAGATTATATACATATACTAATTTAATTTACTAAAGTAATTTTTGTTTTTAAGTAACAAAATTCAGTAACGTTATTGATTGAGGCGATCGCATTCGCAGCTAGCGATCGCCCCTTTGACACCCTAAAATTGCTGGCTTAGTCAGAGTTGAGTATAGGGAAGCCTGCCTAATCGCCACCTCTGACTACATTGTTCATTTAACCCAATACGCTTGGAACGAACCCACATCTTAGTAGAGAAGACTATTTTCCTCTTAGTGTCTTAGTGTCTTAGTGTTTCAATAATTCTTTTTTCACCACCCTACTCTGCCTTGAGCCGCTGCGCGTCTACGGGTTCGCCACTTTGCCTACCCTGGCGGGAAGCCGCTGCGCGTCTACGTGACGGGAAGCGGAGCCACTGCGGTGGACGGGTCTCCCGGCATAAAGCATGTGGCGTCCAAGACGGCAAGTGGACTCACCAAGACACAAAGACACCAAGAAAAATCCATTTCCAAGACTCACACCTTGACAGGGGTATCCCCAGTCCCTAATCACCAATCCCCAGTCCCTTTTACCCAACCCAGAGGTTTTGAGCAAAGCCAATAGCAATTCTGGCAAGTATAACAGAAAACCAGCCTAAGATTAAGTATCCTTGACGGGGATAGCGTTCTAGCAAAACACCGAGAGCTATACTCAAAGGTACAAGACCGTAAGCCAGACGGCTAAGGGAGATCGTACCACCAGAGGCTAGTAACAAAGCAACACCGCAAAAACCGTAAAAAATTGTAACTGAGGTCAGTTGTTTACGTAAGTGCCACAGTAGATAGCCACCTCCCAAAACCATTACTGCGTTAAGCAAATGATTGATGAATTGTTCATCAACAAGTATCAACAAAAATGTCACCAGGGCGTAAAAGCTGTAGAACAGCTTGATAGAACTCAACCTTTGTCGGTAGCGCCACAAACCATAACCACTGCTGACGAGAATGCCAAACGATAGCAAATGCAACAGGTTTTGAATCGAACTATGCCGCCAATTTGATGTACCTATGGCTATATTCAGCAGCATATTCAACCAACCTCGCCAATCAAATCCAAAAGAGGGTCGCCATCCTCGCTGGGCATGAATAAAAGCTAGAGGATCGCCAAAATCAATTGCACAATATAGACAAAACAACAGCAGTCCAATCGCAGTAGCAAAAGAAGCAAGGTAGGCAATAGATGGTCGGCGTTCTCTCCAACTTGCAATTACAAAAGCCGGGATGAGTGCTAACCCCGTAGGGCGTGTTGCTGTTGCCATTGCACCCCAAAAAGCAGTCCAGCGATATTGATGGCGATCAAAAGCACGTAAAGCGGCCGTACTCAAAAATAAGTACAACCCTTCGGTATAAATGACTGTCCCGAATAGAGAGAGAGGACACCAAGCTAGGACAGTAGTAGCCCATCGGGCGCTGTTTATACCATGATGCTCTAAAATCCAAAAATAGACACAATAAAGCGCTGCAAGAAATGCGAAGTTATTTACGAGTACACCTGCAACTTCAAATGATAAGCCCAGGTTCATAACGCCGCGAAGCATTAAAGGAAACAATGGAAAAAAGGCAATATTATGTTGACGTCCGTCATTGACAAATTCATATCCAGAAGTAGTTATATTGTGGTAATGTACGCTATCCCAAGCATGAAATACTCCCCAGCCAAAGCTGGGTACAATTCCATCTTCAGGCTTGGGTAGATTGGGTGCGATCAGCAACATGGCAGTCCAAATAAATAATCGGCTGACAAACCAAATTGCTGTTGGAAAAAGAAAATCATTTTCCCATAAACTTTTTTTGATAAATATTTGAACTTGGGCCATAAGCATGAATGTTTTTAGACTCCTTGATTCATTCTTAGACCTATGGCTGTGGCATTGCCATTTCTGTTTAATAATGTGTGCATTTCACTCCTCCACTAAGATAAATAACGACTGAAAGTAAATAGTCTAGAAAATTTGTCAACAGTCATTAATCAGCAGTTAATATTTAAATACTATTAACTATTATCATCAGGATTTCTCTATAAATTGATAGTATTTATATGAACAATTTTGGTAGAAAATAAAAATTGATTAAAATCACCAGATTTCACTGGAAAATAGAGAATAGGGAATAGGTAAGGGGAAGCGAACACTAGCGGTGGAAATTTTGAACAACTCCAACCAAGAGTGTGAGATCTTCAAGGATAAATTTTGCGATCGCAGAGTTACTTCAAAACATAATGCTCCTCAATTTCTTGTTCATTACTGTAAGTTTTAGAGTAATTATCGCTGATATAAGTCATGAGATGGCGATCGCTCTTAATTTGAGAAGTCCACCTGGTCAGAATAATTTGCTCAGGGCGATAATTTTGTAAAACAGCAAGCATTTTTGTTGATGTCAAATCTCCAGAATTCAGTCTTTTATATGACATCACAGCAATTTCTGGAGGTACGCGTAAACCAGCGTAAAATCCATAGATAGGATTATCTGTAAATATCCATTGGGTGGAATTTTTATATTTTAAAACCATCTGCATAAGTTCGATATTCTTAGGTACGCTTCCCCGAGGATTAGGAGGAGTTATAATTATTAGGCAAATCATAATCAAAATTAAAACATAAGGTATTGTAAGTTTTTTCAGATTCATTAAATTTAAATTGCCATGACTTTTTTTGATAAAAAAATCACGTAATAAATCAAATCCATAAGCACCCAACCAACAAATAGGAATAGCCAGCAATGGATAATAATGATACCAAATTGGTTTATGTCTAAGTAAAATAAATGTAGCAGTAACCAGCCAGGTTAGAGGAAGAAGACCATTTTTTTGTTTTTTGGAAAAAATAGCCCAAATACCGATGAAAGCAAGAAATATATAATCATAATCTTGACTAATCATGTAGTTGAGATATTTGAGGTTGTTAAAATTTTCTAATCTTGAATCTGACGGTTGGTTGAGATGAGTTCCAAGGAACTGTTCGTAATTCCAAAATTGTTGATATTGTGAACCAATCAAGATATAAATAAATACCAAAGATATTAACCATAATGAAATAGCTTTTAACTGAATTTTTAATATTTTCCTTTCTTCAATAAATTTACTTTGAAAGGCTAATAAATCAAAAAGCATCAAAGGTATTAGATAAAGAGTAAATAATTTTGTTTGCAAAGATAAAGCAAGGCAGCTACCAGATAAAACTAGATATAAATTGCGATAATTTTGTTTATACAAATACAAAAAATAAATAGATAGCATTGCCAATGCTAATGATGGAATGCCAATCATTACGGAAATACTGAGGCGAATATACAGCCAAGAAGTGAATAATAAAATAGTGGCTACTAAAGCTGCTAAACTTCCTAAAGTAAGGCGAATAATTTGATAAAAGCACCATATTAATAGTGCTGAAAATAGAAGCGTTAAAAAGCGTGCAGCAAATATTGAGTTACCAAATATATTTAACCAATGTGATAAAAGGACAGTAAAAATTGGTGGTTGGTCATTCCAAATTTGGGTATAGAGAGCAAAACCTTTTGAGTAAAGAAAGGCTTTCATTAAATTAAAGCCTTCATCATAGTCAAATTCAAAGGTTTGCGTGATTGGCTGCAACCTAATGAGAAGTACTATACCAACAAAGAGAGCTATAATTAATAGCTGAAAGAGAATATTTTTCCATCTGAGCATACTTATGCCAATTGTAAATAGTTAGTAGTTAGTGGTTAGTGGTTAGTGGTTAGTAGTTAACAACCAACTACTAACTACTATCTAATTTTTAATTAAGACTTCTTCACAAATAAATAAACGTCATCACGCTGGTAACTCAGTTGAAACAATCCATTATTTTTCAATTGATTAACTAAGTTGTTAACCACCTCTGGATTGCCAGCTCCTCCGGGATGACGTAGATTGAGCAATATATACTCAAAATGATTTAAATCAGCTGGTGGCGGAATTTGATCGTCAACATATTGAATCTGGGAGCGATGAGTTAAATGCGGAGTTATACTGTGGGTAGTTAAAACAACGCCTTGAGTTTGAACTTGGGCGATCGCTTGTCGCGTTGCTTGCCAAGTATCGAGTTCGCCCAAATATATAGACCAAAAATTGCCATACTTCGCTAATGCAAAGAAAGCCACTACAGCCCACAGAATCATAGCCTTTCTAGTACGCAGCCATCCTTTTCCAGCAGCGAGAGTGGAAATTACAGCCAATAATAAAAAAGGCAATACTGGCAGTGAATACTGTTGAGTTAAGTCTCGCTGTACATGCAATTCAGAAAGAGAATTTACCACCAGCACTGGAATAGCACTCACTAAAGGAGTCAAATGTTGTGGCGCAAGTCCCCAAATTACTGGCGCAACTAACAGTGCTAGATATTCCAGAGTTGCGAATGAAAATATTTTCCCCAATACCAACCCTGGCTTCAAAACCAAATTACGGGCTATCTCAAAAACTGAATCACCTAGATAAGTGTAACGTGCTACTGCTGCTGCTTCATTATTGCTGAAAAAGGGAATAATTATCTGACTAGTAATTAAAAACCAGCTAATTCCAGCTAATAAGGCAAATAAACCGCAAATCCGCCGCTTTTCAAACAGTAGCAACCAGATACCCATTGCTGCCACTGTTAGCGATATCACGGCTTTACAGCCCAAAATAAAGATAACACCTAAACAAAACCATCCCGTCTTACCTTGCCGTGCTGCCCAAATTGAACCCAGAAATACAGGTATGGCCATTACTTCTGGGTGGAACTCATACAAGTTGACATTAAAAACCAACGGATATAGCAGGTAAACTGCTGCCATTGCCACTGCTTGGTTTTCTTTCAGTCCTGCTTGACGACTAAGATGGTAAGTAGGCAATGCTCCCAAAGCCAAGGAAATAGCTTGCACAGCTAATAACCAGTAGGCACTTGGGTAAATTTTGTAGAGTAGAGCCAATGGATAGACTGCCCAGGCTGCATGGTTGCCCATGTGATGAAAGCCAAGGATAGAAGAAATCGGCGCTTGTCCTTGGCTCATCAAGTAAACTACCTGGTCATAAATTCCGATATCAAAGGCTCCTGATTGAAACAGCGCGTGTCGTACACTGCTGCAAGCAAATAAAATTAGGGCACTAATGCAGATCGCTGAACCGACAGTGCCAAGCTGAAAAAGTTGTTTTTTCACTCCCAGTTGCAAGCAACAATCATGGTTAATATTTTCTTAACCTTCTCATCTTACGATCTCCGGGAAAAAACGGAGATGAATAATTAGTAATTAATGATTAAGAATTAGTAATTACCAATCCCTTTTCCCTTTCCCCCTTCCCCGACTTCTGCAAGAAGTCTATTCGCTACCCTACCCAGAGTTCTTGAGCAAACCGCACAGAGAAACTCGCAAGCAAAATTGTAAAGAAGCACAAGGTTAAATATCCCCAACGAGGATGACGAGACAACAACACACCAAGGGCGATGCTGAATGAGACAATACCGTAGACAATACGACTAAGTGACCAAGTTCCGCCAGAGACAAAAATTAATCCTAAACCGCAGAAGCCATAAATCACTGCAACATAATTCAATTGCCTACGTAAGTGCCATAACAAGTAAGCACCACCCAAAACCGAAATGGTGTTAATCAATGGATCGCCCGCCACTATCCATAAAATTAAAAATAAAGCTGCAAAGCCATACTCCACTTTCACCGTGCCCAAGCGTTGACGATAGCGCCAGATTAAATAACCAAGGGCGACGATGACGGCAAAAAGTAGAGGATGCAGGGGGTCTTTTAACCAGCCATTTTGCCAATTGGTTGTACCAACTGTGATTTGCATGAGCATTTTCCACCAACCCTGCCAATCAAAACCCAGGGTTGAGCGCCATCCCTTTTGGGCGTTAATAAACGCTAGAGGATCGCCAAATTCAATGGCACAATAGAGGCTAAACAACAGTATTCCCCCAGAAGCGGTCAAACCAGCAATATAGGCAATAAGCGATCGCCCCTCTTTCCAAGCAGTAATTAAAAAAGCTGGAATCAATGCTATTCCCGTCGGACGTGTTGCTGTTGCCATTGCCCCACAAAGGGCAGCCCAGCCATATTGTTCTTCCTCGAAGGCACGCAAAGCCGACGAACTCAAAAATAAATACAGTCCTTCGGTATAAATTACTGCTGTAAACAACGAGGGCGGACACCACGCCAGCACAGCAGTTGACCAACGCGCTTCCTGGATACCGTTATATTCCTTTACCCAAAAATACACGCAATAAAGTGCGGCTAAAAATGCAATATTGTTTACTAGTTCTCCTGCCACTTCAAACGGCAAGCCTAGGCTCATCACTCCCCGAACGATGAGAGGAAACAAGGGAAAAAAAGCAATATTATGCCCCTTGCCGTCATTGATGTATTCATACCCAAAAGTGGCGATACTGCGGTAATGTACGCTATCCCAAGCATCAAATACCCCTAAGCCAAAAGTAGCAGCTTTTCCTCCTGGTGGTGCATCTAGCAAAGGAGCAAGCAACAACATGGCACTCCAAATTACCAGTCTGCTGGCAAGCCACATCGCTACTGGAAATATTAAATCGTTTTTCCATAAATTTTTTTTGATAACTGTCTGCTGTTGAAGCATAAGCTGGAGTGTTGGCAAGGACTCGTTGCCCTTGAGTTTATGGATACTTAAATAACTTACTCAAAAATGTGATTTTATTGGTGTTATTTGTGAGTCCCGAGCAATTTATAGTGGAGTTGTTTGTCGATCCTTAAACAATTGTGAAAGCGATTACTCTTCTTGGTTCTACTGGCTCGATCGGTACTCAGACTTTAGATATTGTCGCTCAAAACCCCGATAAGTTCCGAATTGTGGGATTAGCGGCTGGGAATAATATAGAACTGTTGGCTGCTCAAATCCGACAGTTTCGACCGAGTATAGCAGCGATTTGTTCAGAAGAAAAATTACCTGCACTCCGCGATCTAATCGCCGATCTCGATCCTCAACCAATTCTTATGGCTGGAGATGCGGGAGTGGTGGAAGTTGCCCGTTACGGCGATGCTCAAACCGTCGTTACGGGTATTGTTGGCTGTGCTGGATTGTTGCCAACGATCGCCGCTATTGAAGCTGGTAAAGATATCGCCTTGGCTAATAAAGAAACCCTGATTGCTGGGGGGCCTGTTGTTCTACCACTAATCGAGAAGTATGGCATAAAACTATTACCAGCAGATTCCGAACATTCCGCTATATTTCAGTGCCTGCAAGGTGTGCCTCAAGGTGGCTTGCGACGAATTTTGCTCACTGCGTCTGGTGGTGCTTTCCGAGATTGGCCCACAGAAAAATTAGCAGAAGTCACAGTCGCCGACGCCCTCAAACATCCGAATTGGTCGATGGGTAAGAAAATCACTGTGGACTCAGCCACTTTGATGAATAAGGGACTGGAAGTAATTGAAGCTCATTTTTTGTTTGACTTGGATTACCAAGATATCGAGATTGTTATTCATCCCCAAAGCATTATTCACTCCCTGATTGAACTCCAAGATACCTCAGTGTTAGCTCAACTGGGCTGGCCGGATATGCGCTTACCCCTACTGTATGCTTTGTCTTGGCCCGAACGCATCTACACCGAGTGGGAACGGCTGGATTTGGTGAAAGCAGGTAATTTAACCTTCCGCGAACCAGATCACCAGAAGTATCCGTGTATGAAGTTGGCTTATGCTGCGGGTAAAGCTGGCGGTTCTATGCCAGCTGTGTTGAATGCGGCAAATGAACAAGCTGTCGCCTTATTTTTGGAAGAAAAAATTCGCTTTTTAGATATTCCTCGGTGCATCGAATGGGTGTGCGATCGCTTTTCATTCGATAACCGTTCAAATCCTACTTTAGATGACATTTTGGCTGCCGATCAATGGGCAAGGCAAGAAGTTTTGACTGCCACTGAAAATTTAGAATCTCGTCCGCGCATTATTTCTTTGCGATAACCAATAACAAACTTAAATTAGTCAGCGTTCAGTTTTAGGCTGAACGCTGATACTAATGATAATTTTTTATATACTATTTTTAAACTTTCATAAAAAATGCTTTTTATAAATTTATCAAAATAGATTCCTAAAAACATGGTGCATTGTGTTATTGTCCGGTATATTAATAGCAGGAAAAATTAACACAAACACCAAATATATTCTAGAACTACCAAAAGCTTAACATCAATATGTTGAGCTTAATTAGTCATTAGTCACTATTATTTTGCATTCGATAGAAGACAGGCGATAACCAATTAATAACTATTAAACGATTTAGCTGTTATTTCTTAAATTAGAGAGCTTCTACAGCCATAATTGTTAATAAAAATTAAATCGCCTTTTCTGTAATCATCTCCTATGCAACAAGAGCGAACTTTTTGGAATTGATAACTATGATTATTGCCCTAATTGTAGCTTGGTTAATATTTACAATATTAATTAAGGTTGTAAAAACGACCGTAAAAACTGCTCTCATGATTGCTACGGTCGTGGTGTTGCTACAGGTTGGTTACGGTATTGGTCCTCAAGATATTTTGAACTATATGATGCAATTGCCCCAAAATATATTGCAGATACGCAAATAGATAGGGGGAGTGGGGGAGTGGGAGAGTGGGGGAACAATTATTAACTACTAACTACTAACTACTAACCACTAACAATCAACCACCAACAACCAACAACCAACAACCAACCACTATCATCATTTATTCAGTGAGGATGATATTTTTGCCAATGCATCCTTAACATTTGCAGGTAGCTGACGCATGATCTTGCCTCTTTCCCGATCTACTGCCACTAATGTAACTTTTGCCGTAACATATAATTCCTGTCTATCTGGGGATTCAATTACATAATCCCAGTTGATGCGGACACTATTTACATCAGCCATGCGGGTTTTTACTACTGCTGGCATACCTAGCTGAATTGAGCGGTGATATCGTACTGACAATTCTACAACTGGTAAGTCACAACCTAACGCTACTAAATCAGCAAAATCAATACCGATCGAACGCAAGCACTCTACCCTTGCTTCTTCCATCCAAGTTAGATATGTTCCATGCCAGACAACACCACCATAGTCAGTGTGGTGGGGTTGCACTCTGATAGGATATTCAAACCAATACTCCAGTGTCTGACTCGCCGGATTGTCAATAGCACTTGTGGGTAATTGAGGTTGGTTTGTTTTTTCTT
It encodes:
- a CDS encoding polysaccharide deacetylase family protein; protein product: MENNKSFAWPQGILFAFLALCSSLTIGFIIPINLIGFQAETKQTIKNINDIEVKVGTQQRLKKFKPAMLTSWQQEAKAKGFSYTLPTRFQGTIIRKAKLAPNKKVIALTFDDGPWPGYTAQVLEILRENNIKATFFVVGKYLKNNPELGKRIVVEGHVIGNHSWHHWYHYFNQKAAAFEIDNTSDLIYQVTGVKTTLFRPPGGMLHNGLAAYARGKNYAVVMWSADSADYSRPSASVLTNRVLQQSKPGGIVLMHDGGGNRSHTVAALPLIISKLRNQGYSFVTVPELLEMQYKDQKLIANTNQ
- the prmA gene encoding 50S ribosomal protein L11 methyltransferase, coding for MANTWWELQIFCEPDLEDTIFWRLANFGCRGTASEKKGNHSLVRAYLPIFQAQLLDLAALSLWLRQDALCVGVPEPTMHWQLIDEQDWASSWKQYWQPQDIGDRFLINPAWYPVPENSDRLIIRLDPGMAFGTGNHATTQLCLESLEMRLLEPPSSLPKREEQQEAAVIADIGCGSGILSIGALLLGAKQAYAVDTDPLAVQSTQENCLLNGIAPERLLVAPGSVDALAKMLSESVDGIVCNILADVIIELVPQMSAIAKPSTWGIFSGILVEQSKAVADVLEKHGWIVAALWKRKEWCCLNVRRS
- a CDS encoding alpha/beta fold hydrolase — encoded protein: MTVNTQQLPTAATFEKHFWTWQGYKIQYTVVGTGKPLVLVHGFGACIGHWQKNIPVLANAGYQVFAVDLLGFGGSDKAPINYTVEVWVELLKDFCSAHIQEPAVFIGNSIGALLSLMVVAEHPEIAAGTVLINSAGGLSHRPHELNPPLRIVMAAFNKLVGHPITGTFVFNRIRQKHQIRRTLYQIYRNRQAVTDELVDMLYTPSCDPGAQKVFASILTAPPGPTPAEILPKVQHPLLVIWGADDPWTPIAGAKIYEQAREDGKNIKIVPIPGAGHCPHDEVPDVVNSQIVEWLASLYKANNNRLKHTA
- a CDS encoding mannosyltransferase family protein; the protein is MAQVQIFIKKSLWENDFLFPTAIWFVSRLFIWTAMLLIAPNLPKPEDGIVPSFGWGVFHAWDSVHYHNITTSGYEFVNDGRQHNIAFFPLFPLMLRGVMNLGLSFEVAGVLVNNFAFLAALYCVYFWILEHHGINSARWATTVLAWCPLSLFGTVIYTEGLYLFLSTAALRAFDRHQYRWTAFWGAMATATRPTGLALIPAFVIASWRERRPSIAYLASFATAIGLLLFCLYCAIDFGDPLAFIHAQRGWRPSFGFDWRGWLNMLLNIAIGTSNWRHSSIQNLLHLLSFGILVSSGYGLWRYRQRLSSIKLFYSFYALVTFLLILVDEQFINHLLNAVMVLGGGYLLWHLRKQLTSVTIFYGFCGVALLLASGGTISLSRLAYGLVPLSIALGVLLERYPRQGYLILGWFSVILARIAIGFAQNLWVG
- a CDS encoding ArnT family glycosyltransferase; the protein is MLRWKNILFQLLIIALFVGIVLLIRLQPITQTFEFDYDEGFNLMKAFLYSKGFALYTQIWNDQPPIFTVLLSHWLNIFGNSIFAARFLTLLFSALLIWCFYQIIRLTLGSLAALVATILLFTSWLYIRLSISVMIGIPSLALAMLSIYFLYLYKQNYRNLYLVLSGSCLALSLQTKLFTLYLIPLMLFDLLAFQSKFIEERKILKIQLKAISLWLISLVFIYILIGSQYQQFWNYEQFLGTHLNQPSDSRLENFNNLKYLNYMISQDYDYIFLAFIGIWAIFSKKQKNGLLPLTWLVTATFILLRHKPIWYHYYPLLAIPICWLGAYGFDLLRDFFIKKSHGNLNLMNLKKLTIPYVLILIMICLIIITPPNPRGSVPKNIELMQMVLKYKNSTQWIFTDNPIYGFYAGLRVPPEIAVMSYKRLNSGDLTSTKMLAVLQNYRPEQIILTRWTSQIKSDRHLMTYISDNYSKTYSNEQEIEEHYVLK